Proteins from a genomic interval of Apium graveolens cultivar Ventura unplaced genomic scaffold, ASM990537v1 ctg1513, whole genome shotgun sequence:
- the LOC141699931 gene encoding eukaryotic initiation factor 4A-6-like, whose product TGVFSATMPPEALEIKRKFMNKPVRILVKGDELTLKGIKQFSINVNKEERKLEELFDLDKALASTQSIIFFNTRQKVDWLTAKIDSDYHTIFAIHEDKDQSTRDNIMYQFRSGSFHVLIITDLHARGIDAEQVTLMINYDFSTQPENYLHRIGHNGSFGRKYGAINFVTKDDERMLLGIYVH is encoded by the coding sequence ACGGGTGTTTTCTCTGCCACCATGCCTCCCGAGGCTCTTGAAATCAAAAGAAAATTCATGAATAAGCCTGTGAGGATTCTTGTGAAAGGAGATGAGCTCACTCTCAAAGGTATCAAACAATTTTCTATTAATGTTAACAAGGAGGAACGAAAACTGGAAGAACTCTTTGATCTTGATAAGGCATTGGCAAGTACCCAAAGTATCATATTTTTTAATACCAGGCAAAAAGTTGACTGGCTAACTGCAAAAATAGACAGTGACTATCATACTATCTTTGCCATTCATGAAGACAAGGATCAGAGTACCAGAGATAATATTATGTATCAATTCCGCTCTGGTTCATTTCATGTGCTTATTATCACTGATCTTCATGCTCGTGGTATAGATGCCGAGCAAGTAACACTTATGATAAACTATGATTTTTCGACTCAGCCAGAGAACTACCTCCATCGAATTGGTCATAATGGAAGTTTTGGAAGAAAATATGGTGCAATCAACTTTGTGACCAAGGATGATGAAAGGatgttgttaggaatatatgtgcattag